A stretch of the Marinobacter sp. JH2 genome encodes the following:
- a CDS encoding TetR/AcrR family transcriptional regulator — protein MAYRETDKMRQRKAEARQNILKCTSQCVAENGFRSARITTIANLAGVATGTIYRHFESREDLFAEIFRLATQREVDKVAEALSVEGDAVHRLNNALCQFARRALKGPTRAWAMIAEPVDPKVEEERLLYRKAYASLFEQTIQEGIAEGSIPEQDARITSTCLVGAISESLVGPLSLAQTASLPTTKTDQEALINTIVRYCVRGLTGTRS, from the coding sequence ATGGCCTATCGTGAAACGGACAAAATGCGGCAACGGAAAGCCGAAGCGCGCCAAAACATTCTTAAATGCACGTCTCAGTGCGTGGCTGAAAACGGGTTCCGCAGTGCTCGAATCACGACCATTGCAAATTTGGCGGGCGTAGCAACCGGCACTATCTACCGCCATTTCGAGTCCCGCGAAGACCTGTTTGCCGAAATTTTCCGGCTGGCTACGCAGCGTGAAGTCGATAAGGTGGCCGAAGCGCTATCCGTGGAAGGCGATGCCGTTCACCGATTAAACAACGCCTTGTGCCAGTTCGCCAGACGTGCCCTAAAAGGCCCCACCCGGGCGTGGGCAATGATTGCCGAACCGGTTGACCCGAAAGTTGAAGAAGAACGACTGTTATACAGAAAAGCCTACGCTAGCCTGTTTGAGCAAACCATTCAGGAAGGTATCGCAGAAGGCTCTATACCCGAACAGGATGCCCGCATCACCAGCACCTGCTTGGTAGGCGCCATATCCGAATCACTAGTGGGACCACTTTCGCTGGCGCAGACAGCCTCACTGCCAACAACAAAAACCGATCAAGAAGCGCTGATCAACACCATCGTCCGCTACTGCGTGAGGGGGTTGACCGGCACCAGGAGCTAA
- the hemB gene encoding porphobilinogen synthase, whose product MFRRLPVSKPRLPLSGRSFPFTRPRRNRASDFSRRMVRENQLTPDNLIYPVFVLEGENQREAVPSMPGVERLSIDLLVEQAAELVELGIPAIALFPVVPVEHKNLSGSGAWDSDGLAQRAVRALKKAHRELGVITDVALDPFTTHGQDGIIDNDGYVLNDVTVEALVNQALSHADAGADVVAPSDMMDGRVAAIREALESAGYVNTRILAYSAKYASSYYGPFRDAVGSAGNLGKSNKSTYQMDPANSDEAIHEVVMDLAEGADMVMIKPGMPYLDIVHRVKTELQVPTFVYQVSGEYAMHMAAAQNGWLDGDAVMMESLMAMRRAGADGILTYFAVRAAKLMRDRQRA is encoded by the coding sequence ATGTTCAGGAGGTTACCTGTGTCAAAGCCCCGCCTGCCGCTTTCCGGTCGAAGCTTTCCGTTTACCCGTCCGCGTCGTAATCGCGCCAGTGATTTTTCTCGCCGTATGGTTCGTGAGAACCAGCTGACTCCGGACAATCTAATCTATCCGGTGTTTGTACTGGAAGGAGAAAACCAGCGGGAAGCCGTTCCTTCCATGCCTGGGGTCGAGCGTCTGAGCATTGATTTGCTGGTAGAACAGGCGGCAGAACTGGTGGAGCTGGGTATTCCGGCGATCGCGCTGTTCCCGGTGGTACCTGTGGAGCATAAGAACCTGTCGGGCTCGGGCGCTTGGGATTCCGATGGTTTGGCGCAGCGTGCGGTACGGGCGTTGAAAAAGGCACATCGTGAGTTGGGTGTCATCACCGACGTGGCACTGGATCCGTTCACTACTCACGGCCAGGACGGCATCATCGATAACGACGGCTACGTGTTAAACGATGTCACTGTAGAGGCGTTGGTCAACCAGGCACTGTCTCACGCTGATGCGGGCGCCGATGTGGTGGCGCCGTCAGACATGATGGACGGCCGGGTTGCGGCGATTCGTGAAGCGTTGGAGTCGGCCGGTTACGTAAATACCCGGATTCTGGCCTATTCTGCCAAGTATGCGTCGAGTTATTACGGCCCGTTCCGGGACGCGGTCGGTTCAGCGGGTAATCTGGGCAAAAGCAATAAATCGACTTACCAGATGGATCCCGCGAACAGCGATGAAGCCATTCACGAAGTTGTCATGGATTTGGCGGAAGGTGCTGACATGGTGATGATCAAGCCTGGCATGCCGTATCTGGATATTGTGCATCGCGTTAAAACGGAGCTTCAGGTGCCGACGTTTGTGTACCAGGTGAGTGGTGAATACGCCATGCACATGGCCGCTGCGCAAAACGGCTGGCTTGATGGCGACGCGGTGATGATGGAAAGCCTGATGGCGATGCGCCGTGCAGGTGCTGATGGCATTCTCACCTATTTTGCAGTGCGAGCAGCGAAATTGATGAGAGATCGTCAACGAGCGTAA
- the ppk1 gene encoding polyphosphate kinase 1 has protein sequence MTTEITTAKSITSDDLSVPAPVAVPPVGEQINLDASENWFNRELSQLQFNYRVLKQSMDPAHPLINRLIFCCIFSSNLDEFFEIRVAGLREQLEYGRETVGADGIQPEQALAEISRVAHEYIEEQYDILNNVLFPELEKENIHFIRRREWTAAQAEWVRNYFDEEILPVVSPIGLDPSHPFPRLVNKSLNFIVELDGKDAFGRETGMAILPAPRSLPRLVRLPDEVCDGGENLVFLSSMIHAHADELFPGMEVKGCYQFRLTRNADLELEDDLEDLASALRGELLSRRFGDGVRLEVADNCPEELVHFLLREFGLGERDLYRVNGPVNLTRLLAVSGLVERPDLTYSSFSAAIPRQIRSKDSMFDAIRKRPILLSHPFENFSSVVDLLRQAAKDPQVLAIRQTLYRAGTGSEIVEALADAARRGKEVTAVVELRARFSEAENLELASRLQEAGVIVVYGVVGYKTHAKMLLIVRREEGKLSRYVHLGTGNYHAGNARLYTDYSFMTCDESIGDDVNKLFQQLTGMGKALKIKKLFHAPFSMHKRLISLIERESSYGEDGRIIFKFNALTDAQLIKALYRASQAGVHIDLIVRGICCLRPGVPGLSDNIRVRSIVGRFLEHTRIYYFENRGKPDVYCASADGMERNMLSRIEVAFPIEEPALIARLQEDLEAYLADNCQSWMLQPDGSYIQNQPAEGEPRVAAQLVLLENLTGKSSS, from the coding sequence ATGACAACTGAAATAACAACAGCAAAATCAATCACCAGCGATGACCTGAGTGTGCCCGCGCCTGTAGCGGTGCCTCCGGTTGGTGAGCAGATTAATCTGGATGCGAGTGAGAACTGGTTTAACCGGGAGTTGAGTCAACTTCAGTTTAACTACCGGGTTTTGAAGCAGTCCATGGATCCGGCGCATCCGCTGATTAATCGTCTGATTTTTTGCTGTATTTTCAGTAGTAATCTGGATGAGTTTTTCGAAATCCGGGTTGCCGGCTTGCGTGAACAGTTGGAGTACGGGCGGGAAACCGTCGGTGCTGATGGTATTCAGCCGGAACAGGCGTTGGCAGAAATCAGTCGTGTTGCCCATGAGTACATTGAAGAGCAGTACGACATTCTCAATAACGTGTTGTTTCCGGAACTGGAAAAAGAAAACATCCACTTCATACGACGTCGTGAATGGACCGCTGCGCAAGCCGAATGGGTCAGAAACTACTTCGATGAGGAAATTCTGCCGGTGGTCAGCCCGATCGGACTCGACCCCTCGCACCCGTTTCCGCGCTTGGTTAACAAGAGCCTGAACTTTATTGTGGAACTGGATGGCAAAGATGCTTTTGGTCGCGAGACCGGCATGGCGATTTTGCCCGCTCCACGTTCCTTGCCCCGCTTGGTTCGGCTTCCGGATGAGGTTTGTGACGGTGGCGAGAATTTGGTGTTCTTGTCATCGATGATCCACGCCCACGCTGATGAGCTGTTCCCGGGTATGGAAGTGAAGGGCTGCTATCAGTTCCGTCTGACCCGCAACGCGGATTTGGAGCTTGAAGACGATCTGGAAGATCTGGCTTCCGCACTTCGGGGTGAGTTGTTGAGTCGCCGTTTTGGTGACGGTGTGCGTTTAGAGGTGGCCGATAACTGTCCGGAAGAGTTGGTGCACTTCCTGTTGCGAGAGTTTGGTCTTGGGGAAAGAGATCTCTATCGTGTAAACGGGCCGGTAAACTTGACCCGGCTGCTTGCAGTGAGTGGTTTGGTTGAACGCCCGGATCTGACCTATTCCAGTTTTTCAGCGGCCATCCCACGGCAAATACGCAGCAAAGACTCGATGTTCGACGCGATTCGGAAGCGCCCGATTCTGTTGTCGCACCCGTTCGAGAACTTCAGTTCGGTCGTGGATTTACTGCGTCAGGCAGCGAAAGACCCTCAGGTCTTGGCGATCCGGCAAACGCTCTATCGGGCGGGAACCGGATCAGAAATTGTTGAAGCGTTGGCCGATGCGGCTCGTCGCGGCAAAGAAGTGACGGCGGTGGTGGAGCTAAGGGCGAGGTTCAGCGAAGCAGAGAACCTTGAGCTGGCCAGCCGGCTGCAGGAGGCTGGTGTTATCGTGGTGTATGGGGTAGTCGGCTACAAAACCCACGCCAAGATGCTGCTGATTGTGCGTCGGGAAGAGGGCAAGTTGTCCCGTTATGTGCATTTGGGTACCGGCAACTATCACGCCGGGAACGCACGGTTATACACCGATTACAGTTTCATGACCTGTGACGAATCCATTGGTGATGATGTTAACAAGCTGTTCCAGCAACTGACCGGCATGGGTAAGGCGCTGAAGATTAAAAAGTTGTTTCATGCGCCGTTTTCCATGCACAAGCGCTTGATTAGTCTCATCGAGCGGGAGTCCAGCTACGGCGAAGACGGGCGCATTATTTTCAAATTTAATGCACTGACTGATGCCCAGTTGATCAAGGCCCTTTACCGTGCCTCGCAGGCGGGTGTTCACATTGATCTGATTGTTCGGGGTATTTGCTGTTTGCGCCCCGGTGTACCCGGATTATCGGACAACATACGAGTGCGCTCCATTGTCGGGCGTTTTTTGGAGCACACGCGTATATACTACTTCGAAAACAGAGGTAAGCCGGATGTTTACTGCGCCAGTGCCGATGGCATGGAGCGAAACATGCTTAGCCGTATCGAAGTAGCGTTTCCAATTGAAGAGCCCGCTTTGATCGCGCGCTTGCAGGAAGATCTAGAGGCTTACCTTGCCGACAATTGCCAATCATGGATGTTGCAGCCCGATGGCAGCTACATCCAGAACCAGCCTGCGGAGGGTGAACCTCGAGTGGCGGCGCAGCTGGTTTTACTGGAAAATCTGACGGGCAAATCCAGCTCATAG
- a CDS encoding DUF945 family protein produces the protein MKLNKWTMIGSAVLLVAGVAPWAVGYVTEQQWLEATEEVNQSQPFVRLETTRYQRGVFSAQASGTLALIDPKTGETDQIGFEVAISHGVTGSLLDFSPNGGWQHEGVQWLEDEEPSLTLETRLWGSAVIELQTPPVVLEQSDRPETVSASGGFARVDVSRMGEQAEVLMVWPELSILGPRADVKLQDLHVEQNMSLLSGDVWTGTGSVTLGALVVDSAEIPALSVSNVSFETLSEASNSGQTLDSEVVLAVEAVSVNDEAYGPHRVAVSVDHLDVASWNDFSSAMTDMQLMAMDAGADPRSAYEQQMALMQRFNESVRGLAASGFSVGIRELSLDTPEGEVQGSLDISHPELSEDERTNMLMVMQRLKGSVNLTMPLALAEKDPAVRMQLSPLVKKGLFVRDGDELVMNGQMEDLVLDINGVQIPLPPLL, from the coding sequence TTGAAATTGAACAAATGGACGATGATTGGCTCAGCCGTTTTGCTGGTTGCGGGTGTGGCACCTTGGGCCGTGGGCTACGTGACAGAGCAACAATGGCTAGAGGCAACCGAGGAGGTAAACCAGTCGCAGCCGTTTGTTCGATTAGAAACAACGCGTTATCAGCGGGGCGTTTTCAGTGCCCAGGCCAGCGGTACACTAGCCCTGATTGATCCGAAAACCGGTGAGACCGATCAGATCGGTTTCGAGGTAGCCATATCCCACGGTGTAACTGGAAGTTTGTTGGATTTCAGTCCGAATGGGGGCTGGCAGCACGAGGGTGTTCAATGGCTTGAGGATGAAGAGCCAAGCTTGACCCTGGAAACCCGACTTTGGGGTTCAGCTGTTATCGAACTTCAGACCCCACCGGTTGTATTGGAACAATCAGACAGGCCTGAGACGGTCAGCGCCAGTGGCGGTTTCGCCCGGGTAGACGTAAGCCGTATGGGCGAGCAGGCCGAGGTATTAATGGTATGGCCGGAGTTGAGCATTCTTGGTCCTCGGGCTGATGTAAAGCTTCAGGATTTGCACGTAGAACAGAACATGTCGCTGCTCAGTGGTGATGTCTGGACCGGTACAGGCTCCGTGACGTTGGGGGCTTTGGTGGTTGATAGTGCCGAAATCCCTGCTTTATCGGTTAGCAACGTTTCGTTTGAGACTCTCAGTGAAGCCAGCAACAGCGGCCAGACGCTTGATTCAGAGGTGGTTTTGGCGGTGGAGGCGGTCAGCGTGAACGATGAGGCGTATGGTCCGCATCGTGTGGCGGTGTCGGTTGATCATTTGGATGTGGCTAGCTGGAACGATTTCAGTTCGGCCATGACGGATATGCAGTTGATGGCAATGGATGCGGGGGCAGATCCGCGCTCGGCCTATGAACAGCAAATGGCCTTGATGCAGCGGTTTAACGAGTCGGTGCGGGGGTTGGCGGCAAGCGGCTTCTCGGTGGGTATTCGGGAATTGAGTCTGGATACGCCGGAAGGTGAAGTTCAGGGCTCTTTGGATATCTCGCACCCGGAGCTTTCCGAGGATGAGCGCACCAATATGCTGATGGTGATGCAGCGTTTGAAAGGCTCGGTCAACTTGACGATGCCCTTGGCGCTAGCAGAGAAGGATCCGGCCGTGCGGATGCAGTTGTCGCCTTTGGTCAAGAAAGGGTTGTTCGTACGTGATGGTGATGAGTTGGTGATGAACGGCCAGATGGAGGATTTGGTTCTGGACATTAACGGCGTTCAGATTCCTCTGCCGCCGTTACTTTAA
- the coaD gene encoding pantetheine-phosphate adenylyltransferase: MPKVIYPGTFDPITNGHTDLIERAGRMFDEIVVAVAYNPKKQPLLNLDERCELVRKATAHVPNVTVTGFSNLLAEFVREQNASVILRGLRAVSDFEYEFQLADMNRRLAPEVESVFLTPSNHLSYISSTLIREIASLGGDVSEFVDPAVAEALKQKFNKA, from the coding sequence ATGCCAAAAGTAATCTACCCAGGCACCTTTGACCCCATCACCAACGGCCACACCGACCTCATTGAACGGGCCGGCCGCATGTTTGATGAAATCGTCGTCGCCGTCGCCTACAACCCCAAAAAACAGCCTCTGCTCAACCTAGACGAGCGCTGCGAACTGGTCAGAAAAGCCACTGCACACGTCCCCAACGTCACCGTCACCGGCTTCAGCAACCTACTGGCAGAATTCGTACGGGAACAAAACGCCAGCGTTATCTTACGTGGCCTGCGGGCAGTATCAGATTTTGAATACGAATTTCAGCTTGCCGATATGAACCGCCGACTGGCACCAGAAGTCGAAAGCGTGTTCCTGACGCCATCCAACCACCTGTCCTACATCTCCTCTACCCTGATTCGGGAAATTGCCTCCCTGGGCGGCGATGTATCGGAGTTTGTTGATCCAGCCGTTGCTGAAGCTCTGAAGCAAAAATTCAACAAGGCCTGA
- a CDS encoding GMC family oxidoreductase: MSMNDPIARGLASGWNVVDASKLTENRTVEADVVIIGTGAGGGTTAEILSKQGLSVILVEEGGLYYQKDFKMDEQTAYATLYQEGMSRTTADGAISILQGRCVGGSTTVNWTSSFRTPEQTLNYWSQKFGLEGLAPDVMAPWFQGREERHNMAPWATPPNLNNDILRQGCDTLGYSWKTIPRNVNGCWNSGYCGVGCPTNAKLGSLMTTIPGALDNQAQMFHGLRAERLVMKQDRIDHLEASAMSSDGVTPSGVTVTLKASHFVVAASAIGSPGLLLRSDLPDPHNRVGKRSFIHPVSATVARMSAKVDPFYGAPQSIYSDEFNFKNGNDGPIGYKLEVPPLHPGMAAGVVPGHGQQQRDNLGQLPWLQSVIALLRDGFHPESPGGTVSLRDDGSPVLDYPMTDYLWDGIRQSYLDMAEIQFAAGADAVQAVHMDSAWHTSWKKAKAAINELPMRSHRARIFTAHQMGGCGMGSNPEESVVNGFGEHHHVANLSVHDASIFPTSIGANPQLSVYALAARNSVRLAQKLTAKG; the protein is encoded by the coding sequence ATGTCCATGAATGATCCCATCGCCCGGGGCTTGGCTTCCGGTTGGAACGTGGTCGATGCCAGCAAACTGACTGAAAACCGCACCGTCGAAGCCGACGTTGTCATCATCGGTACCGGCGCCGGCGGCGGCACCACCGCTGAAATTCTGTCCAAGCAAGGCCTGTCGGTAATACTGGTCGAAGAAGGTGGCCTGTATTACCAGAAAGACTTCAAGATGGACGAACAAACTGCCTACGCTACGCTGTACCAGGAAGGCATGAGTCGCACGACTGCCGATGGCGCTATTTCGATTCTACAGGGCCGCTGTGTGGGTGGTTCCACCACCGTCAACTGGACCAGTAGTTTCCGCACACCTGAGCAAACCCTCAACTACTGGAGCCAAAAGTTTGGACTGGAAGGGCTAGCTCCTGACGTGATGGCACCCTGGTTCCAGGGTCGCGAAGAACGCCACAACATGGCGCCTTGGGCAACCCCGCCCAACCTTAACAACGACATCCTGCGCCAAGGCTGCGATACCCTTGGTTACTCTTGGAAAACCATCCCTCGCAACGTCAACGGATGCTGGAATTCGGGTTACTGCGGCGTAGGTTGCCCCACGAATGCCAAACTGGGCTCCCTGATGACCACCATCCCCGGTGCGCTAGACAATCAGGCCCAGATGTTTCACGGCTTACGTGCCGAGCGTCTGGTCATGAAGCAAGACCGCATCGACCATCTGGAAGCGTCGGCCATGAGCTCCGACGGCGTCACCCCATCGGGCGTTACCGTCACCCTCAAAGCCAGTCATTTTGTGGTCGCCGCCAGCGCCATCGGCTCGCCAGGACTGCTTTTGCGCTCCGACCTTCCCGACCCCCACAACCGCGTCGGAAAACGCTCATTCATCCACCCGGTCAGCGCGACCGTCGCCCGTATGTCGGCGAAAGTAGACCCCTTTTACGGCGCGCCGCAATCGATCTACTCGGATGAATTCAACTTCAAAAACGGCAACGACGGCCCCATCGGCTACAAACTTGAAGTCCCACCGTTACACCCCGGGATGGCTGCCGGCGTTGTACCGGGTCACGGCCAACAGCAGCGAGATAACTTAGGTCAACTGCCTTGGCTTCAGTCCGTCATTGCCCTGCTCCGAGACGGCTTTCACCCCGAAAGCCCCGGCGGCACCGTCAGCCTGCGCGACGATGGCAGCCCCGTACTCGACTACCCGATGACCGACTATCTGTGGGATGGCATCCGCCAATCCTACCTGGACATGGCTGAAATCCAGTTTGCGGCCGGTGCCGATGCGGTTCAGGCCGTGCACATGGACTCGGCCTGGCACACCAGCTGGAAAAAAGCCAAAGCCGCCATCAACGAACTACCGATGAGGTCCCACCGTGCCCGAATCTTCACCGCGCACCAAATGGGCGGCTGCGGCATGGGCAGCAATCCGGAAGAGTCCGTGGTCAACGGCTTCGGCGAACACCACCACGTGGCCAACCTGAGCGTCCACGACGCCTCCATCTTCCCCACCAGCATCGGCGCAAACCCGCAGCTGTCGGTTTACGCACTGGCGGCAAGAAACAGCGTGAGATTGGCTCAGAAGCTGACTGCGAAAGGGTGA
- a CDS encoding coniferyl aldehyde dehydrogenase, with translation MVATVVQMTESSTQIQHTHRVFDIQKKAFRNNPMPSASERKENLKRLKRALLANQDRLLDAIDRDFSCRSKDESLIAEVMPSIQGINYTLKNLDGWMKPSKRHVSVLFQPASNKVHYQPKGVVGVIVPWNYPLYLAVGPLVASLAAGNRAMVKMSEFTPHTSSLFKEIIESMFPEDLVAVITGEADVAADFSQRPFDHLLFTGSTSVGKLVMRAAAENLTPVTLELGGKSPAVVSPDVPLSDAAQRIAFGKAINAGQTCVAPDYVLCPEDRVQAFVDEFRTQASTMYPSLRDNDDYTAIINERQYDRLQSYLEDARTKGAEVIAINPANENMKDGTRKIPLTLVLNATEDMKVMQDEIFGPILPIVTYSDLDDAVHYINERPRPLALYFFGYDRAQQEHIIDQTHSGGMCINDALMHVAQDDLPFGGVGDSGMGHYHGKEGFMTFSHQRSIFSKQKFNSGKFVYAPHGTAAHKMVYKLFIR, from the coding sequence ATGGTAGCCACAGTCGTTCAGATGACGGAAAGCAGCACGCAGATTCAACACACCCATCGGGTTTTCGACATTCAGAAAAAAGCATTCCGGAATAATCCGATGCCCTCAGCGTCTGAGCGCAAAGAAAACCTGAAACGCCTCAAGCGCGCTTTGCTGGCCAATCAAGATCGCTTGCTGGATGCTATTGATCGCGACTTTAGCTGCCGCTCGAAGGACGAATCGCTGATTGCTGAAGTCATGCCGTCCATTCAGGGTATCAATTACACGCTAAAGAATCTTGATGGCTGGATGAAGCCCTCCAAGCGCCATGTCTCGGTGCTGTTCCAGCCCGCTAGTAACAAAGTACATTACCAGCCAAAGGGTGTTGTGGGTGTTATCGTTCCCTGGAACTACCCTTTGTATCTTGCCGTGGGCCCTCTGGTTGCGTCACTGGCCGCTGGCAACCGGGCGATGGTCAAAATGTCCGAATTTACCCCCCACACGTCGTCGCTATTTAAAGAAATCATCGAGAGCATGTTCCCCGAGGACCTGGTTGCGGTGATTACTGGTGAAGCCGATGTGGCAGCCGATTTTTCTCAGCGTCCGTTCGACCACCTGCTGTTCACAGGCTCCACCTCGGTGGGCAAATTGGTGATGCGAGCTGCGGCCGAAAATCTGACACCGGTAACCTTGGAGCTCGGCGGCAAATCCCCTGCGGTGGTATCCCCGGACGTGCCCCTTTCCGACGCGGCCCAACGCATCGCTTTCGGTAAAGCCATCAACGCCGGGCAAACCTGCGTAGCCCCGGATTACGTATTGTGCCCTGAAGACCGTGTTCAAGCGTTTGTCGACGAGTTCCGCACTCAGGCCTCAACCATGTACCCGAGCCTGCGCGACAACGATGATTACACCGCCATTATTAACGAACGCCAGTACGACCGCTTGCAGAGCTATCTCGAAGATGCTCGCACAAAAGGCGCCGAGGTCATCGCAATCAACCCGGCCAACGAGAATATGAAGGACGGCACCCGGAAGATTCCGCTGACCTTGGTACTGAATGCTACCGAAGATATGAAGGTCATGCAGGATGAAATCTTCGGGCCAATCCTTCCCATCGTCACCTACTCTGACCTGGACGATGCAGTTCATTACATCAACGAACGCCCTCGCCCACTGGCCCTGTACTTCTTTGGCTATGACAGAGCGCAACAAGAACACATCATCGATCAAACCCACTCCGGTGGCATGTGCATCAATGATGCTCTGATGCACGTTGCACAGGACGACTTACCCTTCGGTGGCGTTGGGGATTCCGGCATGGGCCATTACCACGGCAAGGAAGGTTTTATGACCTTCTCCCATCAACGGTCAATCTTTAGCAAGCAGAAATTCAACAGCGGAAAATTCGTTTACGCACCGCACGGAACGGCCGCCCACAAGATGGTCTACAAACTGTTTATTCGTTAA
- a CDS encoding TetR/AcrR family transcriptional regulator has protein sequence MKTRDKILLASLELFNERGERNTTTNHIAAHMAISPGNLYYHFRNKSDIIYEIFQEYEKLVDYYLDIPDDRLLTLQDMTFYLESVFDGLWSYRFFHRDLEYLLDSDIRLRCDYRDFTNRCLSAMNQILEKLAEAGILQPQPDELRSAMTLNVWLVITNWMAFLKTAHASNGDEALSLTALKQGIYQVLTLEMPYLMPEYRDEVMRLRENYRPALPEQRAPVVA, from the coding sequence ATGAAGACCAGAGATAAAATACTGTTGGCAAGCCTCGAGCTTTTTAATGAGCGGGGGGAGCGGAACACAACGACGAATCATATTGCTGCACATATGGCGATATCTCCGGGCAATTTGTACTACCACTTCCGGAACAAGTCGGACATCATTTACGAGATCTTTCAGGAATACGAAAAACTCGTTGATTACTACCTGGATATTCCGGACGACCGGCTTCTAACGCTGCAAGATATGACTTTTTATCTTGAGTCTGTGTTTGACGGTCTCTGGAGCTACCGGTTTTTCCATCGGGATCTTGAGTATCTGTTGGATAGTGATATCCGGCTTCGGTGCGATTACCGTGATTTTACCAACCGGTGCTTGTCAGCGATGAACCAGATTCTGGAGAAGCTTGCCGAGGCAGGCATTCTGCAGCCGCAACCGGACGAGTTACGCTCAGCCATGACCCTGAATGTCTGGTTGGTGATTACTAACTGGATGGCATTTTTGAAAACGGCTCATGCCAGTAATGGGGACGAGGCGTTGAGCTTGACGGCACTCAAACAAGGTATCTATCAGGTATTGACGCTTGAAATGCCCTATTTGATGCCAGAATATCGTGATGAAGTGATGAGGCTAAGAGAGAATTATCGCCCAGCTTTGCCAGAGCAACGCGCCCCGGTTGTCGCTTGA
- the yihA gene encoding ribosome biogenesis GTP-binding protein YihA/YsxC: MDPDLTQKSVSFNSARFLISASKLDECPPDYGAEVAFAGRSNAGKSSALNAITVNGKLARTSKTPGRTRLINFFSLNKENMHLVDLPGYGYAKVSRDMKDDWQKHLGHYLNERRCLRGLVLVMDIRHPLTEFDQMMIEWCEHNKLPLMILATKADKLKFGQAKTAMLGISNKLKKYEYVEHLVMFSATSKLGLDECRAALTNWLEAPDEAED, encoded by the coding sequence GTGGACCCTGATCTGACTCAAAAAAGCGTCTCATTCAACAGCGCCCGATTTTTAATCAGCGCTTCCAAACTGGACGAGTGCCCGCCCGATTACGGTGCCGAGGTTGCCTTCGCCGGCCGCTCTAACGCCGGTAAATCCAGCGCACTCAACGCCATCACCGTCAACGGCAAACTGGCACGTACCAGTAAAACACCTGGGCGCACCCGGCTGATCAATTTTTTCAGCCTGAACAAAGAAAACATGCACTTGGTAGATTTGCCGGGCTATGGCTACGCAAAAGTCTCCCGAGACATGAAAGATGACTGGCAAAAGCATCTTGGGCACTACCTTAACGAGCGTCGCTGCCTGCGCGGCTTGGTATTGGTCATGGACATTCGTCATCCGCTGACCGAATTTGACCAGATGATGATCGAATGGTGCGAGCACAACAAGCTACCACTCATGATTCTTGCCACCAAAGCTGACAAATTGAAGTTTGGACAGGCCAAGACGGCAATGCTGGGCATTTCGAATAAACTGAAGAAATACGAGTACGTAGAACATCTGGTGATGTTCTCTGCTACGTCAAAATTGGGGCTTGATGAATGCCGGGCGGCACTGACGAATTGGCTGGAAGCGCCTGACGAAGCCGAAGACTGA
- a CDS encoding c-type cytochrome — protein sequence MKRLIAGVVLGVSLSTMAHGAGDPAAGEQNAAVCAACHGQGGGKPMMASYPKLTGLGEKYLYTQLVDIKSGDRSIPEMTGLLTAMTDQDLKDLAAYFNRQELVVNQANADDELIAQGQAIFRGGNMASGVPACAGCHNPSGKGNEPAGYPALGGQNAEYLAKQLKAYRDGTRATTANAGIMGDVASKLTDAEIEAVANYVSGLH from the coding sequence ATGAAAAGACTGATCGCAGGAGTGGTTCTCGGAGTTAGCTTGTCAACCATGGCTCACGGGGCAGGAGATCCGGCAGCGGGTGAACAAAATGCAGCAGTGTGCGCTGCCTGTCATGGCCAGGGTGGCGGTAAGCCGATGATGGCGAGCTACCCGAAGCTGACGGGATTGGGTGAGAAGTACCTGTACACACAGCTGGTAGATATCAAGTCGGGTGACCGTTCGATCCCAGAGATGACCGGCTTGCTGACCGCTATGACAGACCAAGACCTGAAAGATCTGGCAGCCTACTTCAACAGGCAGGAACTGGTGGTTAATCAGGCGAACGCTGACGATGAGCTGATCGCTCAGGGGCAAGCAATCTTCCGTGGTGGCAACATGGCCTCTGGCGTGCCGGCCTGCGCAGGTTGTCACAACCCAAGCGGCAAAGGTAACGAGCCTGCAGGTTATCCAGCACTGGGTGGTCAAAATGCCGAGTACCTTGCTAAGCAACTTAAGGCGTACCGCGATGGCACTCGTGCCACCACTGCAAATGCCGGCATCATGGGGGATGTGGCCTCCAAGTTGACCGATGCTGAAATTGAAGCGGTTGCCAACTACGTATCTGGACTGCACTGA